The Acidobacteriota bacterium nucleotide sequence ATCGGCTACAAGGACGCGCTCGTCCAGATGGACATGGAGTACATCATGCAGGTGCTGGCGCAGACCCGCTACAATATTTCCAAGTCGGCGGACATGCTGGGTATCAACCGCAACACCCTGAGCAAGAAAATTGTGGAATTCAAGAAATTCGAGCGGTTCCGCAACCACCAGAAAATTCACAACGGCCGATAGCTGGCCGGACTCCTTTTTCCCCCCCGCCAATAAAGCTGCGCTCGAGCGGGAAGCCGCCCGGCGGCGCCGTGCGCCCGCGCGCGTCGAGGTGCGGATCGCGGACTACCGGAGCACCGTCGTCCGCGTGGTGCGGCGGGGCGAGCTATGCCGCGTGAGCGTCCACAGCCGATTGGCGGCGGCACCGCCCGGCGTGTTCGCTGCCGCGGTGCGGTGCGTGTGGGACCGGCTGGACCGGCAGGCGCCGGACCCAGCGGATGTGCGCGCACTCGCCGCCTTCCTGCGGGATCATCGGGCGGCGGTCCCCCCGCCGACGCCGGCCGGATCCGCAGCCGGCCGCCACGTGGATCTCGCAGCCGTCTGCCGTTCGGTCAATGCGCGGTTTTTCGGCGGGCAGGCGCCGGTGGTCGGTGTGATGTGGACACCGCGCCGGTCATTCCGCCGGCTGGCGGACTGCCATCCCGAGGCGGGGATCATTCGGGTAAGCCGGCTCCTGGACAGTCCGCGGGTGCCACCGTACTACATCGAATACTTGATCTACCACGAGCTGCTGCATCTCGTCGTCCCGCCGGTGATGCGCGGCGGACGGCGCTGCTTTCACCACCTGGCATTCCAACGCCTGGAGCGCCGATTCCCGCAGTACCGGGAGGCGCGGGAGTATCAGGAGCAGATGCTGCTGTCGCTGGCCAGGGCGGCCAGGTAATCCAGCAGCGCTTGCGGCTCGGTCAGGGCGTAGATCCGCTGCCGGTGCGCCGCCGCCGCCGGGATGCCGTGCACCCACCACGAACAGAATTTTTTCAACTCCCCCATGATCCGAACAGGCGGTCCGGCGGCGATGATCTCGCGGCACACGGCGACGCAGAGCTCCAACAGCGCCTCCGGTTCGGTGGGCGCGAACGCGCCCGTCTCCAGAAAATCGGCGGTCTGCCGCAAGAGCCATGGATTGCGGGTGACGCCCCGCCCCACCATCACCGCGTCGCAGCCGGTTGTGTCGAACATCGCCGCGGCGTCGGCCGGAACCAGGATGTCGCCGTTGCCGACGACCGGGACGCGGCACGCCGCCTTGAGCTGCCGGATGTGGTCCCAGTCCGAACGGCCGGAGAAGCGCATGGTCCGTGTCCGCGGGTGGAGGGTGATGGCGTCGACGCCGCTGTCTTCGGCCAGGCGGCCGATTTCGAGGAAGTTGATCCGATTGGCGTCATAGCCGGAGCGGATCTTCACGGTCACGGGGACGGACACCGCCCGGCGGACCGCCGTCAGGATCCGCGCCAGCTGCGGCGGGTCCTGCAGCAGGTAGGCGCCGCCATGGTTTCGAAGCACCT carries:
- a CDS encoding M48 family metallopeptidase, with protein sequence MRIADYRSTVVRVVRRGELCRVSVHSRLAAAPPGVFAAAVRCVWDRLDRQAPDPADVRALAAFLRDHRAAVPPPTPAGSAAGRHVDLAAVCRSVNARFFGGQAPVVGVMWTPRRSFRRLADCHPEAGIIRVSRLLDSPRVPPYYIEYLIYHELLHLVVPPVMRGGRRCFHHLAFQRLERRFPQYREAREYQEQMLLSLARAAR
- the dusB gene encoding tRNA dihydrouridine synthase DusB; translation: MYGSMQLGPVTVRPNVILAPMAGITDRPFRRMIRQLGGCGLTVSELLSVEAIVRRQRRTLAMMAADPVERPFAIQIYGSRPEAMADAALQAVAAGADIVDINAGCPARKVLRNHGGAYLLQDPPQLARILTAVRRAVSVPVTVKIRSGYDANRINFLEIGRLAEDSGVDAITLHPRTRTMRFSGRSDWDHIRQLKAACRVPVVGNGDILVPADAAAMFDTTGCDAVMVGRGVTRNPWLLRQTADFLETGAFAPTEPEALLELCVAVCREIIAAGPPVRIMGELKKFCSWWVHGIPAAAAHRQRIYALTEPQALLDYLAALASDSSICS